One genomic region from Drosophila busckii strain San Diego stock center, stock number 13000-0081.31 chromosome 3R, ASM1175060v1, whole genome shotgun sequence encodes:
- the LOC108604320 gene encoding uncharacterized protein LOC108604320 isoform X2, which translates to MERRKALGAYAKLKEQTQQKEEEQLLQNDNENDSDESETDELPALRRSHSVRASLRRLKSKLHSPALPLQSPFKLRAHLHSRSRSRTLNKAKVAKALRLWPDLEAVAVVTNKLKAESKQPQRAKQSMQSAGEELGIEQLMSTLPVGVSLPRKACKLLQIPDSYCQQQQPAAMAPKASVDSDLERSLGSPQANDAVLADITRHAQQGIYGTTRMGMRTATIRKPMPYLNSNNILPQALESDTVKLRHKSQQDNFTPQYLSPNSSVYRWSEQLTQHAAVAKLRTAISCHAQDFREMEFLLPQQAQAPASLGQPSSQLCISRHSQPKNAKLRDEHDPHEPHVPHEPLATDENTPHVQQLSVHREPVQLRSKLAAGNTQHPRVSKMSKKQLKLAQAQLDKLTQSNLHLHALFSAVEHGHLEKARTILESTDVDVNSINTDGLSALDVAVLSNNRSMTKMLLQHGALEGSQFAAENIGSKLNGLLKDAESRIHDLSGPEGLGQPIFTSRPSISSIIIGNTGSSVTGCTGNEVDKQIGIWERRVKGLRRMLLGWDQARPPDAPASVVVDVTGDNSISVQILEPFEGAIGTKFKVQWSTRADFNNVVGERELLEWISFQGTMGAQCNIAGLTQGRRYFLRAACGNVKGWGAYLNSVPASIVPSTWRDLDNREDRFFGRQRILDSLFTAVRLARPADVSELTLDPASMQRRNPKKKTTIKQLFSVTSKFQKTLRRGIYFACIVYCEDKVLVTSEDFPPVIEIDETYPSALHMDYYWLLKVSCTWEDVKSLRSDMERNQTSPVNFRTKLLSAVCQMQSALGITDLGQLYYKPLKDAQGTVVLTCIQAVKSQKSVSILNSRWLPVSKLQKKLGVLHEDCSINELLISSINEQLHYQQAALQRLEPGLYLGYLKMQCSMEQIQVVVPVKTPNVLPNVKVRENSHITAEEWQALHRGAAEPLRLPLQLAKSNTGATTEVQGLFLSELSTALHRLFASMSVSSTEASTHRLYDLEVIEISRDISFLLVCPSVESSCAVPGQSELLLQRDDLASLSIQAFEMIHLRTYQPGIVQKYARLSCILELDTALATHSHREAFSSSELQAAKERLATLQDLSANLQLVWKSVRWLMDVVAYARNKHAQPTVGMAELLDFAALRHGQAESGKQQLLQPPIRESKFSKTGRGSWPGPGANEASSHQGKPELSKSETNLGQSALTPCSAQATPLEGVAKPPQQQQPQQQQQQQQHSPQQQQQQQQLLQVTNSDYAASSCSDMSLRKNSGDSVSSAYTGRSFYSAVDSNSDGSSSVFALPPSRSDDTLADALRHSQHATAQRKRTSSNIGPINAPLITVHSSSSAPYLASSSISLRAGTGAFATDLEHKPLKAPAEYRVKAASSANLREGGLFLKSSLSALQPELKPLSSEEPVASTSKASSTKSLSHHSSEDDTASCSSLNADQSATAAGIIQVYTAYNTGLASGTSLKLHVTPKTTAREVINLVVKQLNMAAVLKGTKGPIYSTDMLDNFCLVAVIGARERCLRDDFKPLQLQSPWKKGRLYVRQKHELLAAIEHSNRKSHLI; encoded by the exons ATGGAACGTCGCAAAGCTTTGGGCGCATATGCGAAGCTAAAGGAGCAGACGCAGCagaaagaagaagagcagctgctgcaaaatgaTAATGAAAATGACAGCGATGAGAGCGAAACTGATGAACTGCCAGCGCTGCGTCGCTCTCATTCGGTGCGCGCCTCGCTGCGGCGTCTCAAGAGCAAGCTGCACAGTccggcgctgccgctgcagtcGCCCTTCAAGCTGCGCGCCCATTTGCATtcgcgcagtcgcagcagaACGCTGAACAAAGCCAAAGTAGCCAAAGCGCTGCGCCTGTGGCCAGACCTAGAAGCCGTGGCAGTGGTTACCAACAAGCTCAAAGCGGAATCGAAGCAACCACAGCGAGCGAAGCAGAGCATGCAATCAGCTGGCGAAGAGCTGGGCATAGAGCAGCTAATGTCCACGCTACCTGTGGGTGTCAGCCTGCCACGCAAGGCctgcaagctgctgcagatTCCCGACAGCtactgtcagcagcagcagccggcagCAATGGCGCCCAAGGCTAGTGTGGATTCAGATCTGGAACGCAGCCTGGGCTCACCGCAAGCCAATGATGCAGTGCTCGCGGACATCACACGACACGCCCAGCAGGGCATCTATGGCACCACCCGCATGGGCATGCGCACGGCCACAATACGCAAGCCGATGCCGTATTTGAACAGCA acaacatTTTGCCACAGGCGCTTGAGTCCGATACCGTTAAGCTGCGCCACAAGAGCCAACAGGACAACTTCACGCCGCAATATTTATCGCCCAACAGCAGCGTCTATCGCTGGTCGGAGCAGCTGACGCAGCATGCAGCGGTAGCCAAGCTACGCACCGCCATCTCCTGCCACGCCCAGGACTTTCGCGAAATGGAGTTCCTGCTGCCCCAACAGGCCCAAGCGCCTGCGAGCCTCGGCCAGCCATCCAGCCAGCTCTGCATCTCACGGCACTCGCAGCCCAAGAATGCAAAGCTGCGCGACGAGCACGACCCGCATGAGCCGCACGTGCCCCACGAGCCACTTGCCACAGATGAGAACACACCACATGTGCAACAGCTGTCCGTGCATCGCGAGCCGGTGCAACTGCGCAGCAAACTCGCAGCCGGCAACACGCAGCATCCGCGCGTCAGCAAAATGTCGaaaaagcaactaaagctCGCCCAGGCGCAGCTTGACAAACTAACGCAGAGCAATCTGCATTTGCATG CTCTCTTCTCCGCCGTGGAGCATGGACATTTGGAGAAGGCACGCACCATACTCGAGTCCACAGATGTGGATGTCAATAG catCAACACCGACGGTCTATCTGCTCTCGATGTGGCGGTGCTAAGCAACAATCGCTCAATGaccaaaatgttgctgcaacatggcGCCTTGGAGGGTTCGCAAT ttgctgcggAGAACATTGGCAGCAAGCTCAATGGACTGCTCAAGGACGCAGAGTCGCGTATACATGATCTCAGTGGTCCGGAAGGTCTCGGCCAACCCATTTTTACATCGCGTCCCTCCATTTCAAGCATTATAATTG GCAATACGGGCTCCTCGGTTACGGGCTGCACTGGCAATGAGGTGGACAAGCAGATTGGGATTTGGGAGCGGCGCGTGAAGGGACTGCGACGAATGCTGCTGGGATGGGACCAGGCGCGCCCGCCAGATGCGCCCGCTTCCGTTGTGGTCGACGTCACGGGTGACAACTCAATCAGCGTGCAAATATTAGAGCCTTTCGAAGGAGCCATTGGCACCAAATTCAAAG TCCAATGGTCAACACGCGCGGACTTCAACAACGTGGTGGGGGAACGCGAGCTGTTGGAATGGATAAGCTTCCAGGGTACTATGGGCGCCCAGTGCAACATTGCGGGCCTCACCCAGGGACGTCGCTACTTTCTGCGGGCGGCCTGCGGCAATGTCAAGGGTTGGGGCGCCTACCTCAACTCCGTGCCCGCCAGCATTGTGCCCTCAA CTTGGCGCGATCTGGATAACCGTGAGGATCGCTTTTTTGGACGCCAACGCATATTGGATAGTTTGTTTACGGCCGTGCGGCTGGCGCGTCCTGCAGATGTCTCCGAGCTAACCTTGGATCCGGCCAGCATGCAGCGGCGCAATCCTAAGAAGAAGACCACCATCAAGCAGCTCTTCTCAGTGACTTCCAAGTTCCAAAAGACGCTGCGACG cgGCATTTACTTTGCCTGCATTGTTTACTGCGAGGACAAGGTGCTGGTCACCAGCGAGGACTTTCCGCCAGTGATTGAGATCGACGAGACGTACCCGAGTGCGCTGCACATGGACTACTACTGGCTGTTGAAGGTGTCCTGCACCTGGGAGGACGTCAAGTCGCTGCGCTCGGACATGGAGCGCAATCAGACCTCGCCCGTGAATTTCCGCACCAAGCTGCTGTCCGCCGTCTGTCAAATGCAATCGGCGCTGGGCATCACCGACCTGGGGCAGCTCTACTATAAGCCCCTGAAGGATGCACAGGGCACTGTGGTGCTGACCTGCATACAGGCGGTGAAGAGCCAGAAGTCCGTGTCCATACTCAACTCGCGCTGGCTGCCGGTGAGCAAGCTGCAGAAGAAGCTGGGCGTGCTGCACGAGGATTGCAGCATCAACGAGCTGCTCATCTCGAGCATCAACGAGCAGCTGCATTATCAGCAGGCGGCGCTGCAGCGCCTCGAGCCGGGCCTCTATCTGGGCTATCTCAAGATGCAGTGCTCCATGGAGCAAATTCAGGTCGTGGTGCCGGTCAAGACACCCAATGTGCTGCCCAATGTCAAGGTGCGCGAGAATAGTCACATCACCGCCGAGGAATGGCAGGCGCTGCATCGAGGCGCCGCCGAGCCACTGCgcctgccgctgcagctggccAAGTCCAACACGGGCGCCACCACGGAGGTGCAGGGCTTGTTCCTTAGCGAGCTGAGCACGGCTCTGCACCGACTCTTCGCCAGCATGAGCGTGTCCAGCACCGAGGCCAGCACGCATCGCCTCTACGATCTGGAGGTCATCGAAATAAGTCGCGACATAAGCTTTCTGCTCGTCTGTCCCTCGGTGGAATCCTCTTGCGCCGTGCCGGGCCAgtcggagctgctgctgcagcgcgaCGATCTGGCCAGCCTCAGCATCCAGGCCTTCGAAATGATTCATCTGCGCACCTATCAGCCGGGCATAGTGCAGAAGTACGCGCGGCTCAGCTGCATCCTGGAGCTGGACACGGCGCTGGCCACACACTCGCATCGCGAAGCCTTCTCCAGCAGCGAGCTGCAGGCCGCCAAGGAGCGTCTGGCCACGCTGCAGGATCTGAGCGCCAATTTGCAGCTGGTCTGGAAGAGCGTGCGCTGGCTCATGGACGTCGTCGCCTATGCGCGCAACAAGCATGCGCAGCCCACAGTGGGCATGGCGGAGCTGCTGGACTTTGCGGCCTTGCGCCATGGCCAGGCGGagagtggcaagcagcagctgctgcagccgcccATACGCGAGTCCAAATTCAGCAAGACGGGGCGTGGCAGTTGGCCGGGACCGGGTGCCAATGAGGCCAGCAGCCATCAGGGCAAGCCAGAGCTCTCCAAGTCTGAGACGAATCTTGGCCAAAGCGCACTAACTCCTTGTTCCGCTCAAGCAACGCCGCTAGAGGGCGTTGCCAAGccaccacagcaacagcaaccacaacagcagcagcagcagcaacaacattcgccgcagcagcaacaacaacaacaacaactgctgcagGTCACCAACAGCGATTATGCCGCCTCCAGTTGCTCGGACATGTCGCTGCGCAAGAATAGCGGCGACTCCGTTAGCTCCGCATATACCGGACGCAGCTTTTACTCCGCCGTGGACTCCAACTccgatggcagcagcagcgtttttgCGCTGCCGCCATCACGCTCCGATGATACGCTGGCGGATGCATTGCGTCATTCCCAGCACGCCACGGCGCAACGCAAGCGCACTAGCTCCAACATCGGACCCATCAATGCGCCGCTCATCACCGTGCACAGCTCCAGCTCCGCGCCCTACTTGGCCAGCTCCAGCATATCCCTAAGAGCCGGCACCGGCGCCTTCGCCACCGACCTAGAGCACAAGCCACTCAAGGCGCCCGCCGAGTACCGAGTCAAGGCAGCATCCAGCGCCAACTTGCGCGAGGGCGGACTCTTTCTGAAGAGCTCGCTGTCCGCGCTGCAGCCCGAGCTTAAGCCCTTGAGCAGCGAGGAGCCCGTGGCCAGCACCTCAAAGGCTTCTTCCACGAAGAGCTTGTCGCATCACAGCAGCGAAGACGACACCGCCAGCTGCTCCAGTCTCAATGCAGACCAAAGCGCCACCGCTGCGGGCATCATCCAAGTCTACACAGCCTATAACACGGGCCTGGCCAGCGGCACCAGCCTCAAGCTGCATGTAACGCCCAAGACAACGGCACGCGAGGTCATCAATCTGGTGGTGAAGCAGCTCAACATGGCCGCCGTGCTCAAGGGCACCAAAGGGCCCATCTACAGCACCGACATGCTGGACAACTTTTGCCTGGTGGCCGTCATTGGAGCGCGGGAGCGTTGCCTGCGCGACGACTTcaagccgctgcagctgcagagtCCCTGGAAGAAGGGACGTCTCTATGTGCGGCAGAAGCACGAGCTGCTGGCAGCCATCGAGCACTCCAATCGCAAATCGCATCTGATTTAA